In Citrus sinensis cultivar Valencia sweet orange chromosome 3, DVS_A1.0, whole genome shotgun sequence, the sequence CGTTTGCATTTCAACGCCATTCTTCTTAATTCAAGCAACTAGGGTTTTTGAGGTTTGCATTATCGATTCGATGGTGGAGAGAAGAAAGCCTTTGGTGCTTTCTTCAACTAAACTTCTCATCAATTCCGTGCTGAGTTCGTCACGCCGAGTCACTGGTGAGAATCTCGTTGGCGATGACGTGTCCCCGAGTTTACAGTTGCCGGCGGGAATTCTTCGGTTTTCAAAAGACAAGATTGACATTTCGGATGCGAAATTTGCTTCTCTTGACGATTCTGCTTTGCTCGGCCTCTCTACTTGCGTTTTGAAACAACTCTCCGTCACTTCCGGATCActtgtaagttttttttttttttttttttttaatgttgtaatgttgcttttgctttcaattcaacaaatttctttatttcagtATTGGTGGTCACGGTTTAGGTTTAATTGTTATACCGTTTGTATAGGATTTAGTCGTTAACAGCTTAATGAAGCTCAATGAAACTGCAAACTGAATCAAGGTTTATATTTCAAGCCAAtgaccatttttctttttccttttgtttttccaCCTGCAAGGTGCTTGTCAAGAATGCGGAGACGACTAAACAGAGAATTGCGCAGGTTGTTGTTTTAGATCCTCCAACTACCCGTAAACAAGTATGTGATGGTGATGTACACTCTAAGCACTCTTCCCCTACAATGCTTACTTTTCCTTCAATTCATTTGCCTCAAGATGATATGGAATTGTTGGATCGACAAGTTGCTTATCTGTCTCCACTCTTGGCTTTTAACCTGGACTTGCACATATCGTCCCTGAAATTTTTGGTCCACCAAGGGAAAGAGGTTTTAGAATCCCTCTTCATAGCAAAAGTTGATGACGGGACTTCTGGGCAAGATGGTAAAGCTTCGTTGATCAAGTTAGGACTGCAAAGTGTGGGTCAACTGCCAAAGTATGCATCACACTTGCGGGTTTCTTTTGTCAAGATTCCGGAATGTGGTACTCTTGAGTCTTTGAAAGGAAGCTCCGCTATTGAGGCTGAAGATCGTCAAGAAAAGATTGATTTGGCTTTGCACAACTACTTTGAAGTGGATAGATACCTAGCAAGAGGTGATGTTTTCAGTGTTTGCATAAATTGGAATTGCAGTTCAATGATTTGCATTCCTTGCCGCCAAAGATTGCACCGTAGAAGTGATAACATTATCTACTTCAAGGTAAGCTTCCGTTATATATCCTTATTGGCTCCATAAGCTCAAGGGCTCCCATCAAATAATGGTTCATGTTCTCAGGTTGTGGCTGTAGAACCATCTGAGGAAACAGTTCTTCGAGTTAATTGCACCAAAACTGCTCTTGTACTTGGAGGGAGTATTCCATCTGCTCTTCCCCCAGATCTGTTGATTTCTGGATCAAATGATTTTGTTCCTTTGCAAGGTGATACTGTGAAGATTTTGGCTTCCATACTTGCCCCAACTCTATGTCCATCGGTgctttctttaaaattcagAGTTGCAGTTCTACTACATGGCTTGCCAGGTCTGTTTTACACTTTGTGATTTCTTCTTGGCTTCTGGAATACAGTATGAAGATGTGAAACTTTGGCGAGTGAAtctatttgattttgcagtagaaaacatgtttaactacAAAAGGATTTCTAAATATTGTGTTGCATGTTGCTGGTGAAATATGTGTTTCAGGATGTGGTAAGAGAACTGTTGTTAGATACGTTGCTCGAAGACTGGGGATACATGTAGTTGAATATAGCTGTCATAACTTAATGGCATCTTCTGAAAGAAAGACATCTGCTGCCCTAGCTCAAGCTTTCAACACAGCTCAAAGGTAAACCAGCTGTCATGTTGGTAATGAGGTGTGCAAGTTGTTCTATTCTAGTTCAGAAAGGTGCTTTTTGGGATGTAAGGCGCATTTGTGCAGTTTGAAATATACAGTCCTCtgttcttttaataaattctctaTATTTCACCTTACATCtgtgttcttttttctttatctaaTAATCTTATTCTTATCTTTGTCTAACCAGTCTGTATTCTATTACCTGTGACATTGTTTAAACTCTGTCCTCAGATTCATGGGGATATTTCTCTTGCTCTGTTGTTGATGATTACATGAGATTTACCGTAGGTTTGAGAGTATAAGTACActtcatttgaatttttgttagtGTCACTGACACCTTGTCTTCTTCCTATACTGATTTTTGGGCAGTTACTCACCAACAATACTTCTACTCCGTGATTTTGATGTTTTCCGCAATTTGGTCTCCAACGAGAGTTTACCAAATGATCAAGTTGGCCTTTCCTCTGAAGTTGCATCTGTTATTAGGGAATTCACTGAGCCATCTGCTGAAGATGAAGACGAAGAATCACATGGATATTTTGTAAgatgaatatagttttataatgCCATATTTGTTGTCATGATAGATTaagttttgagtttttatttctttgtttctgtCATTCTATCAGTTTCACATTTTGAAGTTGATGGAGTAATACCTTCGCTcaaatacattcaaaattcTAGTATTGTAGTCGCTGAATGGACCCGAAACAGAAAATCTCTCTTGTTCCAAAAGATGGAAGAATACAGTATAACTTGTTCCATCTTGCTTCCTCAAAAGGCTTGTGTGTCTCAGTTATTTAAATGTTCTAGAGAATGCTtatgtttatattatttaccTTGAGTGTGACTGCCAGGGAACAAATTCAAGTCAATGAGGGAAATGTAGATTTGATGGTTTTTCTTGCTATTTATTGCAGATAATTACGCTTACAGAAATTAAGATTTGTCAAATGTTTATTTGTACATCATGCTGATGCAGCCAGTAAAGGAGATTGAAAAGATATGTAGACAACAGGTGCTATTAGTTGCAGCTGCAGACAGTTCTGAGGGATTGCCACCAACTATCAGAAGATGCTTCAGCCATGAAATAAGTATGGGTCCTTTGACAGAACAACAAAGGGTTGAAATGCTGTCTCAGTTGCTGCAACCAGTTTCTGAACTCACCTCTGATGTACGTTAAGAGAATGTGCTGCCTGTTCTTTTTGGTGCATTTTGGGGTAAAAAATGTCAGATAATAGTGATGGATAAAATGATTCCATCAGTGGGGTTGAAATTTGATTGCTTGACTACATCTTTATATGCGATATGCATGTATAATTGCTGGAGCCACATCCAGGAATTTAATAGTCAGATTGTTACTTGTTGTAGACAGGCTCAGAGGAGTTTGTAAAGGACATAATTGGACAGACGTCTGGATTCATGCCTAGGGATTTGCATGCTTTGGTTGCTGATGCCGGTGCCAACTTAATACGGAAGAGCAATTCTGAAGTGGACAAAAATGAGCCTGGGGAATCAGATCTTACAGCAAAAGTGGC encodes:
- the LOC102611209 gene encoding peroxisome biogenesis protein 6; the encoded protein is MCVCISTPFFLIQATRVFEVCIIDSMVERRKPLVLSSTKLLINSVLSSSRRVTGENLVGDDVSPSLQLPAGILRFSKDKIDISDAKFASLDDSALLGLSTCVLKQLSVTSGSLVLVKNAETTKQRIAQVVVLDPPTTRKQVCDGDVHSKHSSPTMLTFPSIHLPQDDMELLDRQVAYLSPLLAFNLDLHISSLKFLVHQGKEVLESLFIAKVDDGTSGQDGKASLIKLGLQSVGQLPKYASHLRVSFVKIPECGTLESLKGSSAIEAEDRQEKIDLALHNYFEVDRYLARGDVFSVCINWNCSSMICIPCRQRLHRRSDNIIYFKVVAVEPSEETVLRVNCTKTALVLGGSIPSALPPDLLISGSNDFVPLQGDTVKILASILAPTLCPSVLSLKFRVAVLLHGLPGCGKRTVVRYVARRLGIHVVEYSCHNLMASSERKTSAALAQAFNTAQSYSPTILLLRDFDVFRNLVSNESLPNDQVGLSSEVASVIREFTEPSAEDEDEESHGYFPVKEIEKICRQQVLLVAAADSSEGLPPTIRRCFSHEISMGPLTEQQRVEMLSQLLQPVSELTSDTGSEEFVKDIIGQTSGFMPRDLHALVADAGANLIRKSNSEVDKNEPGESDLTAKVAHNDNSSIAATQVMGKEDLVKAMERSKKRNASALGAPKVPNVKWEDVGGLEDVKKSILDTVQLPLLHKDLFSSGLRKRSGVLLYGPPGTGKTLLAKAVATECSLNFLSVKGPELINMYIGESEKNVRDIFQKARSARPCVIFFDELDSLAPARGASGDSGGVMDRVVSQMLAEIDGLNDSSQDLFIIGASNRPDLIDPALLRPGRFDKLLYVGVNSDVSYRERVLKALTRKFKLLEDVSLYSIAKKCPPNFTGADMYALCADAWFHAAKRKVLSSDSNSDSSRIDQADSVVVEYDDFVKVLRELSPSLSMAELKKYELLRDQFEGSSN